The Legionella sp. PATHC032 genome has a window encoding:
- the rpsH gene encoding 30S ribosomal protein S8 → MSMHDPIADMLTRIRNGQQAKHQQVTLVSSKLKEEIARVLKEEGYIQDFFIEALPNGLKSITLKLKYYHGRPVIEFIKRISRPGLRVYKSYKDLHSIPGFGVAILSTSKGIMTHVSAKVKGVGGEVICEVA, encoded by the coding sequence GTGAGTATGCATGATCCAATTGCTGATATGCTGACTAGAATTAGAAATGGTCAACAAGCAAAACATCAGCAAGTAACATTGGTTTCTTCTAAGTTAAAGGAAGAAATAGCTCGAGTTTTGAAGGAAGAAGGATATATACAAGACTTTTTTATTGAAGCATTACCAAATGGTTTGAAATCAATTACTTTAAAACTAAAGTACTATCATGGAAGACCTGTAATTGAATTTATTAAGCGCATTAGTCGTCCAGGTTTGAGGGTATATAAGTCATACAAAGATTTGCATTCAATCCCTGGATTTGGTGTGGCTATTCTTTCTACGTCTAAAGGTATAATGACCCATGTATCAGCAAAAGTAAAAGGTGTTGGTGGCGAAGTCATTTGTGAAGTGGCTTAA
- the rplF gene encoding 50S ribosomal protein L6, translated as MSRVAKAPVVHSPNVEVTFVDGVITVKGPKGILTQKINKLVNIQHSKESNKLEFSPASNDPMGWAQAGTARALVRNMVQGVTEGYTVALELVGVGYRAQSKDKSISLSLGYSHSIEYDLPKGVTVETPNNTTILLKGVDKQVLGQIASEIRAFRPPEPYKGKGVKYAGEQIARKEAKKK; from the coding sequence ATGTCTAGAGTAGCAAAGGCCCCAGTAGTTCATTCACCAAATGTTGAAGTAACATTTGTTGATGGAGTAATCACTGTAAAAGGCCCAAAAGGAATATTAACTCAAAAAATTAATAAACTGGTTAATATTCAACATAGTAAGGAATCAAATAAATTAGAGTTTTCACCTGCTTCTAATGATCCAATGGGATGGGCACAAGCTGGTACAGCTAGAGCCTTAGTAAGAAATATGGTTCAAGGAGTAACTGAGGGATATACAGTTGCACTCGAGTTGGTTGGTGTAGGATATAGAGCGCAATCTAAAGATAAGTCAATTAGTTTGTCACTAGGATACTCACATTCTATAGAATATGATTTACCAAAAGGTGTCACCGTAGAAACTCCTAATAATACAACCATTCTACTAAAGGGCGTTGATAAGCAAGTTCTTGGACAAATAGCTTCTGAAATTAGGGCATTTAGACCACCAGAGCCCTATAAAGGAAAGGGTGTTAAATATGCTGGAGAGCAGATTGCTCGAAAAGAAGCTAAGAAGAAATAA
- the rplR gene encoding 50S ribosomal protein L18, with protein sequence MNKQNARHRRGLKAKALIRKSGRSRLVVYRSGVHIYSQIVKSDQLGDKVLVASSTIDKELRSSLTGKSKVEQASLVGQLLGKRAKEAGITQVAFDRAGYKYHGRVKALAEGAREAGLDF encoded by the coding sequence ATGAATAAGCAGAACGCACGACATAGACGTGGATTAAAAGCCAAAGCCTTAATACGTAAATCAGGCCGCTCAAGATTAGTTGTGTATCGAAGTGGTGTGCATATTTATTCTCAAATTGTCAAGTCAGATCAACTTGGTGATAAGGTATTGGTAGCATCCTCTACTATTGATAAAGAATTGAGATCCAGTTTGACTGGAAAAAGTAAAGTTGAACAAGCCAGTTTAGTTGGTCAACTGTTGGGTAAGCGCGCTAAGGAAGCAGGAATTACTCAGGTTGCATTTGACCGAGCAGGTTATAAATATCATGGCAGAGTTAAAGCACTTGCTGAAGGTGCACGCGAAGCCGGATTAGATTTTTAA
- the rpsE gene encoding 30S ribosomal protein S5, with translation MSFDELPKSDGYQEKLVSVTRTAKVVKGGRVFGFAVLVVVGDGKGKVGFGRGKAREVPIAIQKAMDQAKKNMVYIPLSGTTIFHEITWNYGASKVFMKPASEGTGIIAGGAMRAVLEVLGVQNILAKSIGSTNPSNIVRATIGALTHIGTPDYVAAKRGKTVEEVMAG, from the coding sequence ATGTCATTCGATGAATTACCCAAGTCAGATGGATATCAAGAAAAATTGGTATCGGTAACTCGTACGGCTAAAGTTGTAAAAGGTGGGCGAGTTTTTGGTTTTGCTGTTTTAGTAGTTGTAGGTGACGGAAAGGGTAAAGTTGGGTTTGGACGAGGAAAGGCAAGAGAAGTTCCAATAGCAATTCAAAAAGCTATGGATCAAGCCAAGAAAAATATGGTTTATATTCCTCTTTCGGGCACTACAATATTCCACGAAATTACATGGAACTACGGTGCTTCCAAAGTGTTTATGAAACCAGCGAGTGAAGGTACAGGAATCATTGCTGGAGGCGCTATGCGTGCCGTTTTGGAAGTGTTGGGTGTGCAAAATATTCTTGCAAAAAGCATTGGTTCTACCAATCCAAGTAACATTGTTCGTGCAACTATTGGTGCATTGACACATATTGGTACGCCGGACTATGTAGCAGCCAAACGTGGAAAAACCGTTGAAGAAGTAATGGCAGGCTAA
- the rpmD gene encoding 50S ribosomal protein L30, translated as MGKKIKITLVKSTIGRKPKHVAIAKQLGLGKTNSSVVHSDTPAIRGLVNEINYLLLVEESA; from the coding sequence ATGGGAAAAAAAATTAAAATAACCTTGGTTAAAAGCACTATAGGTAGAAAACCAAAGCATGTTGCTATAGCCAAACAGCTGGGTTTAGGTAAAACAAATTCAAGTGTGGTTCATAGTGATACTCCTGCAATACGTGGACTTGTAAATGAAATTAATTACCTGTTGTTGGTTGAGGAGAGTGCGTAA
- the rplO gene encoding 50S ribosomal protein L15, with translation MNLNTLSPDPGSRPSRRRVGRGIGSGLGKTCGKGHKGQKSRAGGYHKINFEGGQMPIQRRLPKMGFKSRVGRTIDEVSLGELAKLKDEVIDLLALRKAGLINNSIKDVKVILSGELTAAIKLKGLRVTKGARSAIESLGGSIEE, from the coding sequence ATGAATTTAAATACACTATCGCCAGATCCAGGATCCAGACCCTCAAGAAGACGAGTGGGAAGAGGTATTGGTTCTGGATTAGGAAAAACTTGTGGCAAAGGTCATAAAGGTCAAAAATCAAGGGCAGGTGGTTACCACAAAATTAATTTTGAAGGTGGTCAAATGCCTATACAAAGACGATTACCCAAGATGGGTTTTAAGTCTAGAGTGGGCCGAACCATAGATGAAGTGAGTTTGGGGGAGCTTGCAAAATTGAAAGATGAAGTTATTGATTTACTTGCTTTGCGTAAAGCTGGCTTAATTAATAACTCAATCAAAGATGTTAAAGTAATTTTATCTGGCGAGCTGACCGCAGCAATTAAGCTTAAGGGTTTAAGGGTCACTAAAGGAGCTCGTTCTGCTATAGAGAGTTTGGGCGGTAGTATAGAAGAGTGA
- the secY gene encoding preprotein translocase subunit SecY, translated as MKNQKHNGSKPRGGLAELKSRLMFVVLGILVYRLGAHIPVPGLDPAKLANFFNEQQNTIFGLFNMFSGGALSRVTVFAIGIMPYISASIIIQLFSVVSPKLEQLKKEGESGRRKINQYTRYLTLLLSIFQSMGMARWLASQQIAMQPDFSFYFTAVVTLVTGTMFLMWLGEQITEKGVGNGISLIIFSGIVSSMPNAIGSVLQQVKEGQMQALTLVIIAAVVVVVTGFVVFMERAQRRIRVNYAQRTQGRKVYAAQTSHLPLKINMSGVIPPIFASSIILLPATLAQFFSQTKGLSWLSDVGMALSPGQPLYLIVYAAAILFFAFFYAALVFNPKDTADNLKKSGAYIPGIRPGEQTTKYIDSVMTRLTLVGAIYLVLVCLLPQILMYTWHVPFYFGGTSLLIIVVVIMDFVAQVQAHLMTQQYDSLLKKANFRGTKLPGLL; from the coding sequence ATGAAAAACCAAAAGCATAACGGTAGTAAGCCTCGTGGTGGATTAGCCGAACTAAAATCAAGATTGATGTTTGTTGTTCTCGGAATATTAGTATACAGGTTAGGTGCTCATATACCTGTTCCAGGGTTAGACCCTGCAAAATTAGCTAATTTCTTTAATGAACAGCAAAACACTATATTTGGTTTATTTAATATGTTTTCTGGTGGGGCCCTGTCTCGCGTGACAGTGTTTGCAATTGGTATTATGCCTTATATTTCTGCATCAATTATTATCCAACTCTTTTCAGTAGTTTCTCCTAAATTGGAGCAATTAAAGAAAGAAGGAGAGTCTGGCCGTAGAAAAATAAATCAATATACCAGATATTTAACATTGCTCTTGTCAATATTTCAGTCTATGGGTATGGCGAGATGGTTGGCTAGTCAACAAATTGCTATGCAGCCAGATTTCTCATTCTATTTTACTGCTGTTGTAACTTTAGTTACAGGTACTATGTTTTTAATGTGGTTGGGTGAGCAAATTACTGAAAAAGGTGTTGGTAATGGAATTTCCTTAATTATCTTTTCTGGAATTGTCTCTAGCATGCCAAATGCAATAGGATCTGTCCTTCAACAAGTTAAAGAAGGTCAGATGCAGGCCCTTACTCTAGTTATAATTGCAGCAGTAGTAGTTGTAGTTACTGGTTTTGTTGTATTTATGGAGCGTGCTCAACGACGAATTCGTGTTAATTATGCTCAGAGAACGCAGGGTAGAAAGGTATATGCAGCTCAAACAAGTCATTTACCATTAAAAATAAATATGTCAGGTGTGATTCCACCAATATTTGCATCTAGTATTATTTTATTGCCAGCCACTTTAGCGCAATTTTTTTCGCAAACTAAAGGGCTGAGTTGGTTATCTGATGTTGGAATGGCACTATCACCAGGTCAGCCTTTATATTTGATAGTGTATGCTGCAGCTATTTTGTTCTTTGCATTCTTTTATGCTGCCTTAGTTTTTAATCCTAAGGATACAGCAGATAACCTGAAAAAATCAGGGGCATATATTCCAGGAATTCGTCCGGGTGAACAAACCACAAAGTATATTGATTCAGTAATGACTCGTTTGACTTTGGTTGGAGCTATTTACTTGGTTTTGGTATGTTTGTTACCACAAATTCTAATGTATACCTGGCATGTTCCATTTTATTTTGGTGGTACTTCGTTGCTGATTATAGTTGTTGTTATTATGGATTTTGTAGCACAAGTACAAGCTCATTTAATGACCCAGCAATATGATTCTTTATTAAAAAAGGCGAATTTTAGAGGTACTAAGTTACCTGGTCTGCTATGA
- the rpmJ gene encoding 50S ribosomal protein L36, producing MKVRASVKRICRNCKIIKRSGTIRVICKDARHKQKQG from the coding sequence ATGAAAGTAAGAGCATCAGTAAAGCGAATATGTCGCAATTGTAAAATAATAAAAAGAAGTGGCACTATACGAGTAATTTGTAAGGATGCCCGTCATAAACAAAAGCAAGGGTAA
- the rpsM gene encoding 30S ribosomal protein S13, whose amino-acid sequence MARIAGVNIPDHKHVVIALTAIYGIGKTTSLKLCKTVDIDPSAKVSQLSDAQLEALRTEIAKITVEGDLRRVVTMNIKRLMDLGCYRGLRHRRGLPLRGQRTKTNARTRKGRRKGTSS is encoded by the coding sequence ATGGCTCGTATTGCAGGAGTTAATATACCTGATCATAAACATGTGGTAATCGCTTTAACAGCAATTTATGGAATTGGTAAAACAACATCATTAAAATTATGTAAAACAGTTGATATAGATCCTTCAGCTAAAGTTTCTCAGTTGTCAGACGCTCAACTGGAAGCATTGAGAACTGAAATTGCAAAAATTACTGTGGAAGGTGATCTTCGACGTGTTGTAACAATGAACATAAAAAGGTTGATGGATCTTGGTTGTTATAGAGGGTTAAGGCACAGAAGAGGATTGCCGTTGCGCGGACAGCGTACGAAAACTAATGCTCGTACCAGAAAAGGCCGTAGAAAAGGCACTAGTAGTTGA
- the rpsK gene encoding 30S ribosomal protein S11 codes for MAITKSKQQKTRKKIKRVVSDGIVHIHASFNNTIVTFTDRQGNALCWATSGGSGFRGSRKSTPYAAQVATERAAAVAKEYGMKSVAVFVHGPGPGRESTIRELITQDFKIVEITDVTGIPHNGCKPPKKRRV; via the coding sequence ATGGCAATAACAAAGTCAAAGCAGCAAAAAACACGAAAAAAGATAAAACGTGTAGTGTCTGATGGCATAGTACACATACATGCATCTTTCAATAATACTATAGTTACCTTTACAGACAGACAAGGTAATGCATTATGTTGGGCAACTTCTGGTGGTTCTGGATTCAGAGGTTCTAGAAAAAGTACTCCTTATGCTGCGCAAGTTGCAACTGAGCGAGCTGCTGCTGTTGCTAAAGAATATGGTATGAAATCTGTTGCAGTATTTGTACATGGTCCTGGTCCTGGTCGCGAATCTACTATTCGTGAATTAATAACCCAGGATTTTAAAATTGTTGAAATTACCGATGTTACTGGCATACCACATAATGGTTGTAAGCCACCTAAAAAACGTCGTGTATAA
- the rpsD gene encoding 30S ribosomal protein S4, with amino-acid sequence MARYLGPKCKLSRREGCDLLLKSGVRDHKSKCKSEKLPGQHGDKKPRLNSYGIQLREKQKIRRLYGILEKQFRNYYKKAARQKGSTGENLMALLERRLDNVVYRMGFASTRAEARQLVAHKAILVNDKVVNVPSFLVNPGDTVSVRQKAKNQGRIQAALALSEQRAPCDWITVDTASFKGTFSTAPTLMDLSSDYNVNLVVELYSK; translated from the coding sequence ATGGCTAGATATCTTGGTCCTAAATGTAAGTTGTCACGACGAGAAGGTTGTGATTTATTGCTTAAAAGTGGGGTTCGTGATCATAAATCCAAGTGTAAATCTGAAAAATTACCTGGACAACATGGTGATAAAAAACCTCGTTTAAATAGTTATGGAATTCAGCTTAGAGAAAAGCAAAAGATTAGAAGACTTTATGGGATTCTTGAAAAGCAATTCCGTAATTATTACAAAAAAGCGGCTAGACAAAAGGGTTCTACAGGTGAAAATTTAATGGCTCTTTTGGAAAGACGTTTAGATAATGTTGTTTACCGTATGGGTTTTGCCAGTACTCGTGCCGAAGCTAGACAGCTGGTTGCACATAAGGCAATACTTGTAAATGATAAAGTAGTTAACGTACCATCTTTTCTGGTTAATCCTGGAGATACTGTATCAGTTCGACAAAAGGCTAAAAACCAAGGACGTATCCAAGCTGCTTTAGCTTTATCTGAACAAAGAGCACCTTGTGATTGGATTACTGTAGATACTGCTTCTTTTAAGGGTACATTTTCTACAGCTCCAACGTTAATGGATTTATCTTCAGACTACAACGTAAACCTTGTTGTAGAACTTTACTCTAAGTAA
- a CDS encoding DNA-directed RNA polymerase subunit alpha, giving the protein MYTEINEMLTPKVLKVQAESPYKARIVLEPLERGFGHTLGNALRRILLSSMPGSAITEASIDGVLHEYSTIEGVQEDVVDLLLNLKSVAIKLTVGNEAQVTLNKEGPCQVTAGDIQLTHGQEIINPELVIANLNEKGKLNMTLKVERGIGFHNTDAFVRYHDDEIEKKTVGKLKIDNSFSPVKKVAYFVDSARVENRTDLDKLTIELETNGTIDAEEAIRISASILQRQLHAFVDMKFEESRADNKERNDFDPVLLRSVDDLELTVRSANCLKAENIHYIGDLVQRTESELLKTPNLGKKSLTEIKDVLASRSLSLGMKLENWPPASLGE; this is encoded by the coding sequence ATGTATACTGAAATCAATGAAATGCTGACGCCTAAGGTTCTCAAGGTACAGGCCGAGTCGCCCTATAAAGCTAGAATAGTTTTAGAACCTTTGGAGCGAGGTTTTGGTCACACCCTCGGCAATGCTTTGAGAAGAATCTTATTGTCATCCATGCCTGGAAGTGCCATTACCGAAGCTTCTATCGATGGTGTTTTGCATGAATATAGTACTATTGAAGGGGTTCAGGAGGATGTAGTTGATTTGTTACTTAACCTAAAATCAGTTGCTATCAAATTGACTGTAGGAAATGAAGCACAGGTTACACTCAATAAAGAAGGACCGTGTCAAGTTACAGCTGGAGATATTCAGTTGACTCATGGTCAAGAAATTATTAATCCTGAACTTGTTATTGCCAATCTTAATGAAAAGGGTAAATTGAATATGACCCTTAAAGTTGAAAGAGGGATTGGCTTTCATAATACTGATGCATTTGTTCGCTATCATGATGATGAAATTGAGAAAAAAACTGTCGGAAAATTAAAAATTGATAACAGTTTTTCTCCAGTGAAGAAAGTGGCTTATTTCGTCGACAGTGCACGTGTTGAAAACAGAACAGATTTAGATAAACTTACAATTGAATTAGAAACTAACGGTACTATTGACGCTGAAGAGGCAATAAGAATATCCGCTAGTATACTGCAAAGACAACTTCATGCGTTTGTTGACATGAAATTTGAAGAATCACGTGCTGATAATAAAGAACGTAATGATTTTGATCCTGTTTTATTGCGTTCAGTGGATGATTTAGAGTTAACTGTTCGATCAGCGAATTGTTTGAAAGCTGAAAACATTCATTATATAGGCGATTTGGTTCAAAGAACAGAAAGTGAATTATTAAAGACACCTAATCTTGGTAAGAAGTCACTAACTGAAATTAAAGATGTTTTAGCATCACGATCATTATCGCTGGGTATGAAACTTGAGAATTGGCCGCCAGCAAGCCTTGGCGAGTAA
- the rplQ gene encoding 50S ribosomal protein L17: MRHRNSGRSFSRTSSHRKAMFSNMCCSLIEHELIRTTLPKAKDLRRYIEPLITVSKSDSVASRRRAFNILRSKSAVGKLFTDLGPRFAKRPGGYIRIIKCGYRDGDNAPMAIVELMDRPITSDDTEE; the protein is encoded by the coding sequence ATGCGTCACCGTAATTCCGGACGTAGTTTTAGCCGTACAAGTAGCCACCGAAAGGCCATGTTTTCTAACATGTGTTGTTCTTTGATTGAGCATGAGTTGATTAGAACAACTTTGCCCAAGGCAAAAGATTTACGTCGATATATCGAACCTTTGATTACTGTTAGTAAATCTGATTCAGTAGCATCACGCAGACGTGCTTTCAATATTTTGCGGTCTAAATCAGCGGTAGGTAAATTGTTTACTGATTTAGGTCCACGTTTTGCAAAACGACCTGGGGGGTACATCCGTATTATTAAATGTGGGTATAGGGATGGTGATAATGCGCCCATGGCTATAGTTGAATTAATGGATAGACCCATCACAAGTGATGATACAGAAGAGTAA
- the ssb gene encoding single-stranded DNA-binding protein, protein MARGINKVILVGNVGADPDVRYLPNGNAVTTLSVATSETWKDKTTGEKQDRTEWHRVVCFNRLGEIAGEYIRKGSKLYVEGSLRTRKWQDQQGQDRYTTEIVASDIQMLDSKGSSASNYDDMPSFQGTSTSQQTSTKNQASPTSTAQDAFDELDDDIPF, encoded by the coding sequence ATGGCAAGAGGAATAAATAAAGTAATACTTGTTGGCAATGTAGGAGCGGATCCCGATGTACGGTATTTACCTAACGGAAATGCTGTTACTACGCTTTCAGTTGCTACCAGTGAAACATGGAAAGACAAAACGACTGGTGAAAAACAAGATAGAACTGAATGGCATAGGGTCGTATGTTTTAATCGTCTGGGTGAAATAGCTGGTGAATATATTCGTAAAGGATCTAAGCTATATGTTGAAGGTAGTTTAAGAACAAGAAAATGGCAAGATCAGCAGGGTCAAGACAGATATACAACTGAAATTGTTGCGTCTGATATTCAAATGCTCGATAGCAAAGGAAGCAGTGCCTCCAATTATGACGACATGCCTTCATTCCAGGGAACCTCCACCTCCCAACAAACTTCAACAAAAAATCAAGCTTCACCAACATCTACCGCACAAGATGCTTTTGATGAATTAGATGATGACATACCATTTTAA
- a CDS encoding MFS transporter produces the protein MKYSWNKTVFPIAAIFSFRLLGLFLLIPVFTLYATELKGATPTLIGLALGSYGLAQGLLQIPFGMLSDKIGRKPMIAIGLLLFAAGSLLGAVTHSIGGMITARILQGAGAIGSVLIALLADLTLDEQRTKAMAVVGITIGTSFSLAMIISPALTHYYGLSGVFYLTTILAVLGIIILYLIIPNPSKEQFHADSEPNLSLIKPVVTDQHLQRLNFGIFCQHFILTATFFAIPMLLKYQIENGQLHQQWHFYLPLMLFSFILMVPFIVISERKKLLKTVFILSVLLTTLTQGLLVLTSKSWYWLCLLMFLYFISFNILEATLPSLVSKQANPGSKGTAMGIYSTSQFLGIFFGGSLAGILYQWHDNQAIFLLNMILGVLWLIISLSMKSNVYFSTLILPLKSTNEEPKLIIKQLLKVAGIKEVILSKDENTLYIRVDNTEYSAGSAEKILHQSKICQ, from the coding sequence ATGAAGTATTCTTGGAACAAAACTGTTTTTCCTATAGCAGCAATATTCTCTTTTCGTCTACTGGGATTATTTTTACTTATCCCGGTATTCACACTTTACGCCACCGAACTTAAGGGAGCCACTCCAACATTAATTGGCTTGGCTTTGGGAAGCTATGGATTGGCACAAGGATTACTACAAATCCCTTTTGGTATGCTTTCAGATAAAATTGGCAGAAAACCCATGATTGCAATAGGTCTTTTGTTATTCGCTGCCGGAAGTTTGTTAGGAGCAGTAACCCATTCTATTGGCGGAATGATAACTGCCAGAATATTGCAGGGTGCTGGCGCTATAGGTAGTGTGTTAATTGCTTTGCTTGCTGATTTAACCCTGGATGAACAACGCACAAAGGCAATGGCCGTAGTAGGGATAACTATTGGAACATCATTTAGCCTAGCAATGATAATTAGCCCTGCTCTCACCCACTACTATGGATTATCAGGGGTGTTCTATCTCACAACAATTTTAGCTGTTTTAGGGATTATAATCCTTTATCTAATCATTCCCAATCCCTCAAAAGAACAGTTTCATGCAGATAGTGAACCCAACTTATCACTCATTAAACCTGTAGTAACAGATCAACATTTACAACGCCTGAATTTTGGTATTTTTTGTCAGCATTTTATTCTGACAGCTACTTTTTTCGCCATACCTATGCTTTTGAAATATCAAATTGAGAATGGACAATTGCATCAGCAGTGGCACTTCTATTTACCACTCATGTTATTCTCATTTATTTTAATGGTACCATTTATCGTTATTTCAGAAAGAAAAAAACTCTTAAAGACAGTATTTATTTTATCTGTACTGCTTACTACCCTCACACAAGGCCTATTAGTATTGACATCAAAAAGCTGGTATTGGCTATGCTTGTTAATGTTTTTGTATTTCATTTCTTTCAACATTCTTGAAGCAACATTACCATCATTAGTCTCAAAACAGGCAAATCCCGGGAGTAAAGGTACAGCCATGGGTATTTATTCAACGAGTCAATTTCTAGGAATTTTTTTTGGAGGCTCTTTAGCAGGCATTCTCTATCAATGGCATGATAACCAAGCTATTTTTTTACTTAACATGATCTTGGGAGTTCTATGGCTCATCATTTCACTGAGCATGAAATCCAATGTCTATTTTTCTACTCTAATTTTACCTCTTAAATCAACTAATGAAGAACCAAAATTAATTATCAAACAGCTTTTAAAAGTAGCCGGTATTAAAGAGGTAATTTTGTCCAAGGATGAAAATACGTTGTACATTCGAGTTGATAATACAGAATATAGTGCAGGAAGCGCTGAAAAGATTCTTCACCAGTCTAAAATTTGCCAATAG
- the fabL gene encoding enoyl-[acyl-carrier-protein] reductase FabL: MSSLVFSGKVGLITGGARGIGKATALKLAHAGCDIAVVYYNSSDEAQNLVNEISNMGRKAIALQANVADCQSVKEMFSQFREHFKHLNFLVSNAASGVLKPALKMSTKHWRWCLETNALALNHLVTEGLDLMPKNSRVIALSSLGASRAIPNYAFIGASKAALEALVRSLSLELATHGITVNTVSAGVVDTDALKHFPNREQLLDEYQAHALADRALTPEDVANAIYLLCLPEAAMINAHTLYVDAGYSQVG, from the coding sequence ATGAGTTCATTAGTTTTTTCAGGAAAAGTAGGGTTGATAACAGGTGGTGCGCGAGGAATAGGAAAGGCGACCGCATTAAAATTAGCGCATGCTGGCTGTGATATTGCTGTTGTGTATTACAATAGCTCTGACGAAGCTCAAAACCTGGTCAATGAAATAAGCAATATGGGTAGAAAAGCAATTGCCTTACAAGCCAATGTAGCAGATTGTCAATCGGTCAAAGAAATGTTCTCTCAATTCAGAGAGCACTTTAAACACTTAAATTTTCTAGTAAGTAATGCGGCAAGTGGAGTATTAAAGCCTGCTTTGAAGATGTCGACCAAGCATTGGCGCTGGTGTTTGGAAACAAATGCTTTGGCTTTGAACCACCTGGTTACTGAAGGCCTTGATTTAATGCCTAAAAATAGTCGGGTTATTGCTCTTTCCAGCTTAGGTGCATCAAGGGCAATTCCAAATTATGCTTTTATTGGAGCCTCTAAAGCTGCTCTGGAAGCATTAGTCCGTTCGCTAAGTTTAGAGTTGGCTACTCATGGCATTACTGTGAATACTGTTTCTGCAGGTGTTGTCGATACGGATGCTTTAAAGCATTTTCCAAACAGAGAACAGTTATTGGATGAATATCAAGCGCATGCTTTGGCTGACAGAGCTTTAACACCAGAAGATGTGGCTAATGCTATCTATTTGCTTTGTTTGCCTGAAGCAGCGATGATTAATGCCCATACATTATATGTTGATGCAGGGTATAGTCAGGTTGGGTAG
- a CDS encoding acyl carrier protein, whose product MNVAEVYPKVREIIADVLVIDEEEISLNSSLIEDLGAESIDFLDLVFQLEKEFKIKIPRGQLEKNARGDLAEDEFEKGGILTTAGLQALKNYLSEVPAERFKENMKVNEIPVLFTVETFCKLVVSAIVQQQAMETVA is encoded by the coding sequence ATGAATGTAGCTGAAGTTTACCCTAAGGTTAGGGAAATTATTGCTGATGTATTAGTAATTGATGAAGAAGAAATTTCTTTAAACAGTAGTTTAATTGAAGATTTGGGTGCTGAGTCTATCGATTTTCTTGATTTGGTTTTTCAATTGGAAAAAGAATTCAAGATTAAAATCCCAAGAGGCCAGTTGGAAAAGAATGCTCGTGGTGATCTGGCTGAAGATGAGTTTGAGAAGGGCGGTATTTTAACAACGGCAGGATTACAGGCATTAAAGAATTATTTGAGTGAAGTCCCCGCTGAGCGATTTAAAGAAAATATGAAAGTGAACGAAATTCCTGTGTTGTTTACCGTAGAAACTTTTTGCAAGCTGGTTGTTTCAGCTATAGTCCAGCAGCAAGCAATGGAAACTGTAGCCTGA